A DNA window from Vigna angularis cultivar LongXiaoDou No.4 chromosome 1, ASM1680809v1, whole genome shotgun sequence contains the following coding sequences:
- the LOC108330210 gene encoding uncharacterized protein LOC108330210, with translation MMNYSCGCHTLVMLLLIIVAAGENNPLLELLSNRDEVVQIAGYGEEKLSTVLITGSVTCQPQHQPHAWPLQGAWVGLKCHSHGRKWKGKGSVVARGVTDEFGEFIIDLPSQLHAVPNLEKVCSVKIDRIPKRSFCRAVGVKKQKELSLYSFGNGIRTYNAGNIRI, from the exons ATGATGAACTACTCATGCGGCTGCCACACCCTTGTCATGCTACTTTTGATCATCGTGGCCGCAGGAGAGAACAACCCTTTGTTGGAGTTATTATCAAATAGAGATGAAGTGGTGCAGATTGCTGGCTATGGAGAGGAGAAGCTATCCACAGTCCTCATCACAGGTTCTGTTACTTGCCAGCCACAACACCAACCTCATGCATGGCCACTACAAG GAGCTTGGGTTGGTTTGAAGTGCCACAGCCATGGGAGAAAGTGGAAGGGGAAAGGGTCAGTGGTAGCTAGAGGTGTAACTGATGAATTTGGAGAGTTCATAATAGATCTTCCTTCTCAGCTTCATGCTGTTCCTAACTTGGAAAAGGTATGTTCGGTAAAAATTGATCGGATTCCAAAGCGGTCATTTTGTCGAGCAGTTGGTGTGAAGAAACAGAAGGAATTGAGTCTCTATTCCTTCGGCAATGGCATACGCACTTACAACGCTGGAAACATAAGGATCTAG